Proteins encoded in a region of the Acidobacteriota bacterium genome:
- the fabZ gene encoding 3-hydroxyacyl-ACP dehydratase FabZ codes for MTLQLPLDYAAIERILPHRYPFLLVDRITDFEPDRRIVGIKNVSLNERYLWHGREAMPVLPPTILTEAIAQVGAILILAKPENEGKLPFFLGIERVRYRRPVRPGDTVVVEAIVKRLRSRMGVLSGAARVNGEVVCDGTMRFALGPKTGGAPAEA; via the coding sequence ATGACATTACAGCTCCCGCTCGACTACGCGGCGATCGAGCGCATCCTGCCGCACCGGTATCCGTTCCTGCTCGTGGACCGGATCACCGACTTCGAGCCGGACCGGCGCATCGTCGGGATCAAGAACGTCTCGCTGAACGAGCGGTATCTCTGGCACGGACGCGAGGCGATGCCGGTGCTGCCGCCGACGATCCTCACCGAGGCCATCGCCCAGGTGGGCGCGATTCTGATCCTCGCGAAGCCCGAGAACGAAGGCAAGCTGCCGTTCTTCCTCGGCATCGAACGCGTCCGCTACCGGCGTCCCGTCCGCCCCGGCGACACCGTCGTCGTCGAAGCGATCGTCAAACGCTTGCGTAGCCGCATGGGCGTGTTGAGCGGTGCCGCGCGCGTCAACGGCGAGGTCGTCTGCGACGGGACCATGCGATTCGCGCTCGGACCGAAGACCGGCGGCGCGCCGGCGGAGGCCTAG
- a CDS encoding HD domain-containing protein, whose amino-acid sequence MARLPRIAELDASASGAGYFLCVRKERRTGRGGPFLAMHLQDASGEIGAKLFQDVESAENLFEAGDFVAVQAKGNLFNQRLELVIERIRRVTAEDEKLGFREEDCIRCAPRPIEAMWQELCARIDSVGDPHIRGLLSRLVARHGDRLRIWPAARQMHHAYRGGLLEHVLKIAEVGALLADSYGARRDLVIAGAIVHDIGKLDELTYAGTIEYSLAGNLVGHIVMGAAMVREEIRSMPEFPPELALEIEHLILSHHGAKELGSPVVPLTVEALILSAVDDFDATMQQVRQHLSSDDGDGRFTSYHRNLERVLLKPPAV is encoded by the coding sequence ATGGCACGTCTCCCTCGCATCGCAGAGCTCGACGCCTCGGCGTCCGGCGCCGGCTATTTCCTGTGCGTGCGCAAGGAACGGCGCACCGGCCGCGGCGGACCGTTCCTCGCCATGCACCTGCAGGACGCGTCCGGCGAGATCGGCGCGAAGCTCTTCCAGGACGTGGAGAGCGCCGAGAACCTCTTCGAGGCCGGGGATTTCGTCGCCGTGCAGGCGAAGGGTAACCTCTTCAACCAGCGGCTCGAGCTGGTGATCGAGCGCATTCGTCGCGTGACGGCCGAGGACGAGAAGCTCGGCTTTCGCGAAGAGGACTGCATCCGATGCGCGCCGAGGCCGATCGAGGCGATGTGGCAGGAGCTCTGCGCGCGCATCGACAGCGTCGGCGATCCGCACATCCGTGGCCTGCTGTCACGGCTCGTCGCCCGTCACGGCGATCGGCTGCGCATCTGGCCGGCGGCGCGGCAGATGCACCACGCGTATCGCGGCGGGCTGCTGGAGCACGTGCTGAAGATCGCCGAAGTCGGCGCGCTGCTCGCCGACAGTTATGGCGCGCGGCGCGACCTCGTGATCGCGGGCGCGATCGTCCACGACATCGGCAAGCTCGATGAGCTGACCTACGCGGGCACGATCGAGTACTCGCTCGCGGGCAACCTCGTCGGCCACATCGTGATGGGCGCCGCCATGGTGCGGGAGGAGATCCGATCGATGCCGGAGTTCCCGCCGGAGCTGGCTCTCGAGATCGAGCATCTGATCCTGTCGCACCACGGCGCGAAGGAGCTCGGATCGCCGGTCGTGCCGCTCACCGTCGAGGCGCTGATCCTCTCAGCCGTGGACGACTTCGACGCCACGATGCAGCAGGTCAGGCAGCACCTGTCGAGCGACGACGGCGACGGCCGGTTCACGTCGTACCATCGCAATCTCGAACGGGTGCTCTTGAAGCCGCCGGCCGTGTAG